One window of Terriglobia bacterium genomic DNA carries:
- the nagA gene encoding N-acetylglucosamine-6-phosphate deacetylase: MKTILTASLLLTPLEQIFQPLLVMEDGRIVQVGSRAQAEVPAGARVLDFPDAVLAPGFIDIHVHGGAGHDVMHASAAELESFERYLATSGVTSYFPTTITAPLDATFVALERLASAIETVPQRERIGDVRAQPLGIHLEGPFISHAKRGVHPAEHLQAPDLQVFDRLWQAARGQVSFMTVAPELPKSEYLIGEAARRGVCVSLGHSDSTLAQVETAIAAGARHATHTFNAMRALDHREPGILGAALAEQRLTADVIADGIHVHPEIVSLFLRAKGPERAVLITDAISASGMGDGRYRLGGLEVEVHGQRCECEGRLAGSVLTLDRSVRNVMEFAGWDLRHAVRLATLNPARIAGVAGRKGVIAPGADADIVVLTSRGEVIQTFVGGA; this comes from the coding sequence GTGAAGACCATCCTCACCGCTTCGTTGTTGCTCACTCCTCTGGAGCAAATCTTCCAGCCGCTGCTGGTGATGGAAGACGGGCGAATTGTTCAGGTCGGCTCCCGCGCCCAGGCGGAAGTTCCTGCCGGTGCGCGGGTTCTTGATTTTCCGGATGCGGTTCTGGCACCAGGCTTTATCGATATCCATGTCCATGGCGGCGCCGGCCATGACGTGATGCATGCCAGTGCCGCGGAACTTGAGAGTTTCGAGCGCTACCTCGCCACATCCGGGGTCACCAGCTACTTCCCAACCACGATTACGGCGCCGCTGGACGCGACCTTCGTGGCGCTGGAGCGGTTAGCTTCGGCCATCGAGACCGTACCGCAAAGGGAGCGTATCGGCGATGTGCGCGCGCAACCGCTCGGTATTCATCTCGAGGGTCCATTCATCAGCCACGCCAAGCGAGGCGTCCATCCTGCGGAACACCTGCAAGCTCCCGACCTGCAGGTTTTCGATCGCCTGTGGCAAGCAGCACGCGGGCAAGTGTCGTTTATGACCGTGGCGCCAGAGTTGCCGAAGTCGGAATACCTGATTGGCGAAGCGGCGCGGCGCGGCGTCTGCGTCAGCCTGGGCCACAGCGATTCCACTCTGGCTCAGGTGGAGACGGCGATCGCCGCCGGTGCGCGTCACGCAACCCATACCTTCAACGCCATGCGCGCGCTCGATCATCGCGAGCCCGGCATTCTGGGCGCAGCACTCGCCGAGCAGCGCCTCACGGCCGACGTCATAGCCGACGGCATTCACGTACATCCCGAGATCGTCTCCCTGTTTCTACGTGCCAAGGGTCCAGAGCGCGCAGTCCTCATTACCGACGCCATCAGTGCCAGCGGCATGGGGGATGGCCGTTACCGCCTCGGCGGGCTGGAAGTCGAAGTACACGGCCAGCGCTGCGAGTGCGAGGGGCGTCTGGCGGGAAGCGTCCTCACGCTCGATCGCTCGGTGCGTAACGTGATGGAGTTCGCCGGGTGGGATTTGCGCCATGCGGTGCGGCTGGCGACGTTGAATCCCGCGCGGATCGCCGGCGTCGCGGGACGCAAGGGCGTGATCGCGCCCGGCGCAGATGCCGACATCGTTGTACTCACCTCGCGCGGCGAAGTCATTCAGACCTTCGTAGGCGGGGCGTGA